TGGGCGGGATTCGCGGAGGACGATCCGGGAAAGACCGTGCGTCCGGTCGCCCAGTCCGGGTTCGAGGACGGGTACCTGCAGAACCTCTCGATCACCTGGGCGGACGCCCCCCGGGGCCGAGGTCCTACCGGAACCGCCATCCGCTCGTGCGCTCCCGTCGTGGCGCACAACCTCCAGTCGGATCCCCAGTACGCTCCGTGGCGCGAGGAGGCCCTCTCCCGGGGGTTTCGTTCGAGCGCCGCCTTCCCGCTGGGACGCGACGGCAGGCCGCTGGGGTCGCTCAACATCTACGCGTCCGAACCCGACGCGTTTTCCGGGAAGGAAGTCGAGCTCCTCTCGGAGCTCGCCGACACCCTCGCCTACGGCATCCGGTCCCTCCGCGCGGAAACGGCCCGCAGAAGGGAGGAGGATCGCCGCGAGGTGGCGGAGGTCCGGCTGCGGCGCGCCCAGCGGATGGAGTCGGTCGCGAAGCTGGCGGGAGGGGTCGCGCACAACCTGAACAACCTGCTGACCGTCATCAACGGGTACGGCTTCCTTCTCGAGAAGGAGCTGCCCGATGCCGACCCGCGAAAGAGGATGGCGGAGGAGGTGCTCCGGTCGGGCCAGCGCGCGGCGGAGCTCACGAATCAGCTGCTGGCCTACAGCCGGCAGCAGATGCTCTCCCCCAGGGAGCTGGAGGTGGGGGGGCTGCTTCGGGAGATGGAGCCGGGATTGCGGGAGATCTGCGGACCGGGGATCGCACTCTCCGTGGCCGCCGGGCGATCCGTGCTCCGGGTCGACCCGGAAGGGTTCCGCCAGATGCTGTTCCGGCTCCTGACCCACTCGTGCGAGGAGATGGAACGGGTGGGCGAGGTGGAGATCCGCGCCTTCGACGCGAACCTTCTACCCGGGGAGGCTCCCCCGGAGGTGGGCCTTACGGCGGGCGAATATCTGGTCCTGTCGGTCCGGGACACGGGTCCGACGATGGACAAGGAATCCCGGTCCCATGTTTTCGATCCGTTCCTCCGCCCGCTGGAATCCGGAGCCGGGCTCGAGCTGTCCTCGGTGTACGGCTTCGTGAAGCAGAGCGGGGGATACATTTGGGTGGACGGCGAGCCGGGAGCCGGGAACCGGTTCATCGCCTGTTTTCCGAAGCCCGGGAAGTCCGAGTGACCCGCC
This is a stretch of genomic DNA from Deltaproteobacteria bacterium. It encodes these proteins:
- a CDS encoding GAF domain-containing protein, translating into MKFRKDRYLSVFGNLPNPAFLFDRDGRLENMNRAAALLLGESFEPGRTGRGNAPRGEPPPVLAEDLARFLEADIPSRGFEKAIETPAGLCHYQVEMRRTNDASGKIDGTVVILNDITRRKEAEETLQVLLDEMEARVEERAGEEERTQRHLNRALRMMWGCGRALLDAKDETELLSEVCRIAVEVGGYRLVWAGFAEDDPGKTVRPVAQSGFEDGYLQNLSITWADAPRGRGPTGTAIRSCAPVVAHNLQSDPQYAPWREEALSRGFRSSAAFPLGRDGRPLGSLNIYASEPDAFSGKEVELLSELADTLAYGIRSLRAETARRREEDRREVAEVRLRRAQRMESVAKLAGGVAHNLNNLLTVINGYGFLLEKELPDADPRKRMAEEVLRSGQRAAELTNQLLAYSRQQMLSPRELEVGGLLREMEPGLREICGPGIALSVAAGRSVLRVDPEGFRQMLFRLLTHSCEEMERVGEVEIRAFDANLLPGEAPPEVGLTAGEYLVLSVRDTGPTMDKESRSHVFDPFLRPLESGAGLELSSVYGFVKQSGGYIWVDGEPGAGNRFIACFPKPGKSE